A single window of Channa argus isolate prfri chromosome 12, Channa argus male v1.0, whole genome shotgun sequence DNA harbors:
- the LOC137138361 gene encoding astrocytic phosphoprotein PEA-15, translating to MAEYSSLLSDLSDNITNEDLEQLKSACKEDIPEDQSNNITSSKEWFSYLEKNDKLAQDNLSYIEHIFEISRRPDLLTRVIEYRTTVLKISEDDEIDTKLTRIPSAKKYKDIIRQPSEDEIIKLAPPPKKV from the exons ATGGCGGAGTACAGTTCTCTGCTCAGCGACCTCTCAGACAACATCACCAATGAGGACCTGGAGCAGCTCAAGTCGGCCTGCAAGGAGGACATCCCTGAGGACCAGAGCAACAACATCACCTCCTCCAAGGAGTGGTTCAGCTACCTAGAGAAGAACGACAAGCTGGCCCAAG ATAACCTGTCATACATTGAGCACATCTTTGAGATTTCGCGGCGACCGGACCTGCTGACGAGGGTGATTGAGTACCGCACCACCGTGCTCAAGATCTCTGAGGATGACGAGATTGACACCAAGCTCACGCGCATTCCCTCGGCCAAGAAATACAAAG acATCATCCGCCAGCCCTCTGAAGATGAGATCATCAAGTTGGCCCCCCCCCCTAAAAAAGTGTGA
- the sb:cb1081 gene encoding sterile alpha motif domain-containing protein 9-like produces MAHGPALSTARGVNIYVESEIRDSLSLLDVLYANQFEGESFDPELLEQTEKNLYRGAPPKWLNFHISEQAESSGRGLSLIKRDGYDTLMQQILHRRKRPGVSTVKLSHQPGCGGTTLAMQVLWDLRKTLRCAVLTGSFTETRNIAKEVVQLYKAGSQDKQNTVLLLLNDEQILKNLQEQIMEQIAEQKTAPRMAVVIFFSCVRKDVVMHSDHVVLKRSLSHTEKQNFNQKLKSLSDCYTDQHKQFHGFNIMQTDFSQYYVSQVCAVLSNVRKANRPPKTQLAAFLALLNTYVPGSYLLESQCLDFLKLKNSNYGEPTLEERMKPFSHLIISYQQDTNSEKRVRMAHTLIAQSCTELMAGAGVTRSDTARNFLNHLCKGEVPPCLLGFIKDMLTKRETNTEANQFNSAEIKDQERFSRLIVDIQEMESRVQSASVLKLASKTFKQNAFFPQALARFYYIELKDYTQAEMWAKQAKQRDPQNSFIADTLGQVHKNHLNYLKDADQLPDIPAKPRVILRLATKAIEAFKDEEELAENEHDETKKADGTKVTHVFNTRGKFGYLQVCNIMYNVLVSQNETWRKVLTKNVSMCSVLESLGDSKLYRFNDLIRILRDEVERKCGFFDKYLTYTKPSMKKDDAPYISRDTSECCRNYVGDAPPKHMKKRCDDVIQKLKQNMADTSAGVLSCLDRQCTESELKEITTWWEEIYSSKSSLIALVNYILAHIMLINTQAMISSAFSKRYLNTFKNKMPLSPKEAPELHMLVLLLYWPTDSEDKCVFDLSQLIQCMHCSYQHAYKKHFGSRYLRPLFFIGKCQGLNRIIHRIFLERLVLGQNKETKQDLSNNWSNEKIFEDPSVQDQLLKIEGVVRNYRVYATVGGREIEVDANLRNRLWKPRQVSFYLGFTIRGPVAFGILTRTAEKEMDILKPGRIIKKSGFPVISKGFYKRLKFGTFGRTTDSSHWTKLVPEIRQVDKVHTYSLHSGQAGHFECSVSALRWVCKKENSFRYQFCSWEDHMRKPVCIKYMPAGPLLDITVTAGKMEELHLPHWIDCNSVSSDMFAVLHVDTCGDTLDQVSEVTSSHIKLLHPTFSPRGAIIRRKLGWPVKAFYDVLIFKTKKEFLTLHVYFVPLDQDIQKTVKAKETSNGSKVIPKPSPDKSLQMLENVFLTTDMDTHAVIQPDKLKLRDERINYFEVFIRNADCDFTLKLESSQKKNTQRDTVWTCTIRKGDYQNQTSVDEQGQHFVDVHRTALINRVRDTGIIRDKLMENGVLSSEAYDTVECQPTTQSQMREILKYVTSAGRRGKDILYEILKGERNLKSLISELKESGEKRSVSPSIHFL; encoded by the exons ATGGCGCATGGACCAGCTCTGTCAACTGCTAGAGGAGTGAACATTTATGTGGAAAGTGAAATCAGAGATTCACTCTCACTGTTGGATGTTCTCTATGCAAATCAGTTTGAGGGAGAGTCTTTTGATCCTGAACTTCTtgagcagacagagaaaaacctTTACAGAGGGGCCCCACCTAAATGGTTAAACTTTCACATTAGTGAACAGGCAGAGTCAAGTGGCAGAGGGCTTTCACTCATCAAACGAGATGGATATGACACACTCATGCAACAAATACTACATAGAAGAAAACGCCCTGGAGTATCAACTGTTAAACTGTCCCACCAGCCTGGATGTGGGGGCACTACGTTGGCCATGCAGGTGTTGTGGGATTTGCGTAAAACCCTCAGATGTGCTGTTTTAACAGGGTCATTCACAGAGACAAGAAATATTGCAAAGGAGGTGGTCCAACTTTACAAAGCAGGCAGTCAGGACAAGCAAAACACGGTGCTGCTTCTACTGAACGATGAGCAGATTTTGAAAAATCTACAAGAACAGATTATGGAACAGATTGCTGAACAGAAGACAGCTCCTCGAATGGCTGTGGTGATTTTCTTCAGCTGTGTGAGAAAGGATGTAGTTATGCATAGTGACCATGTTGTCTTAAAacgttctctctctcacacagagaAGCAAAACTTCAATCAGAAACTGAAATCTCTTAGTGACTGTTATACTGATCAACACAAACAATTTCATGGCTTTAACATAATGCAAACTGATTTCTCTCAATACTATGTCAGTCAAGTGTGCGCAGTATTGAGTAATGTCCGAAAGGCAAATAGACCACCAAAGACCCAGCTTGCTGCCTTCCTGGCTCtgctgaatacttatgtaccaGGTTCATATCTCCTGGAGTCTCAGTGCCTGGACTTCCTCAAACTGAAAAACTCCAACTACGGAGAACCTACACTGGAAGAGAGAATGAAGCCGTTTAGTCACCTCATCATCAGCTACCAACAAGACACAAATTCTGAAAAAAGAGTCCGCATGGCTCACACTTTGATAGCACAGAGTTGTACTGAACTGATGGCCGGGGCAGGTGTGACCAGAAGTGACACAGCAAGAAACTTTTTGAACCATTTATGCAAAGGTGAGGTCCCTCCATGTTTGCTGGGATTTATCAAAGACATGCTAAccaaaagagaaacaaacacagaagcGAACCAATTCAACAGTGCAGAGATTAAAGACCAGGAAAGGTTTTCTAGACTGATTGTTGATATTCAAGAGATGGAgagcagagtccagagtgcATCAGTTTTAAAGTTGGCATCAAAGACATTTaagcaaaatgcatttttcccCCAGGCTCTTGCTCGCTTTTATTACATAGAACTGAAAGACTAcacacaggcagaaatgtgGGCAAAGCAAGCAAAGCAAAGAGATCCTCAAAATTCATTCATTGCTGATACACTGGGACAGGTCCATAAGAACCAcctgaattatttaaaagacGCTGATCAACTGCCAGACATTCCTGCCAAACCAAGAGTAATTTTGCGTCTGGCCACAAAAGCTATTGAAGCTTTCAAAGATGAAGAAGAGCTTGCTGAAAATGAACACgatgaaacaaagaaagcagATGGCACCAAAGTCACACATGTTTTTAACACCAGAGGGAAGTTTGGTTACCTGCAGGTTTGCAATATTATGTATAACGTTCTTGTCAGTCAGAATGAGACCTGGAGAAAAGTGCTCACAAAGAATGTGTCCATGTGCTCTGTCCTGGAATCACTTGGGGACAGCAAACTCTACAGATTCAATGATCTGATAAGAATCCTACGAGATGAGGTTGAGAGAAAATGTGGATTTTTTGATAAGTATCTGACGTACACAAAGCCTAGCATGAAGAAAGATGATGCTCCATATATTTCTCGAGACACCTCAGAATGCTGCAGGAACTACGTCGGAGACGCTCCAcccaaacacatgaaaaaaaggTGTGATGATGTCATacaaaaactcaaacaaaacatggCCGATACTTCCGCAGGAGTACTCTCATGCCTTGACAGACAATGCACTGAATCAGAGCTCAAAGAAATCACTACATGGTGGGAAGAAATTTATTCAAGCAAAAGTTCATTAATAGCTCTGGTGAACTACATTCTTGCTCATATTATGttaataaacacacaagcaaTGATTTCCAGTGCTTTCTCTAAGAGgtatttaaacacattcaaaaataaaatgcctcTCAGTCCAAAAGAAGCACCTGAGCTTCATATGTTGGTCCTTCTCTTGTACTGGCCCACAGACAGTGAAGACAAATGTGTCTTTGACCTCAGTCAATTGATTCAGTGTATGCATTGCTCTTATCAACATGCATATAAGAAACACTTTGGATCAAGGTACCTTCGCCCGCTGTTTTTTATTGGAAAATGTCAAGGACTGAACAGAATTATTCACAGAATATTTCTTGAGCGATTGGTTCTAGGGCAaaataaggaaacaaaacaagattTGAGCAACAACTGGAGCAACGAGAAGATTTTTGAAGACCCCTCAGTCCAAGATCAGCTTCTCAAAATTGAAGGCGTTGTACGTAACTACAGAGTGTATGCAACTGTTGGTGGCAGAGAGATTGAGGTGGATGCCAATCTGCGAAACCGCCTATGGAAACCTCGCCAAGTTTCCTTTTACCTTGGATTTACCATCAGAGGTCCTGTAGCCTTTGGCATTCTGACCAGGACTGCAGAAAAAG AAATGGATATCTTGAAACCTGgcagaataattaaaaagtCAGGCTTCCCAGTCATTTCTAAAG GTTTTTACAAGAGGTTGAAATTTGGAACTTTTGGACGAACAact GACTCCAGTCATTGGACTAAACTTGTACCTGAAATCAGACAAGTTGACAAGGTTCATACCTATAG CCTACACTCAGGTCAAGCAGGTCACTTTGAATGCAGTGTGTCTGCCCTGCGCTGGGTttgtaagaaagaaaacagcttCAGGTACCAGTTTTGCTCTTGGGAGGATCATATGAGGAAGCCTGTTTGCATAAAATACATGCCAGCAGGACCCCTACTGGACATCACAGTCACAGCTGGAAAGATGGAGGAGCTACATTTACCACACTGGATAG attgcAACTCTGTCAGTTCAGACATGTTTGCAGTTCTACATGTGGATACCTGTGGAGACACTTTGGACCAAGTGTCTGAAGTAACATCATCTCACATCAAGTTACTCCATCCAACTTTCTCTCCACGAGGAGCAATAATCCGGAGGAAACTAGGCTGGCCAGTGAAAGCTTTCTATGACGTGTTGATTTTCAAGACCAAAAAGGAATTCCTCACATTGCATGTTTACTTTGTCCCACTTGACCAGGATATACAGAAG ACTGTGAAGGCAAAGGAGACATCTAATGGGTCTAAGGTAATCCCAAAACCAAGTCCAGACAAGTCTCTTCAGATGCTGGAAAATGTCTTTCTCACGACAGACATGGACACACATGCTGTAATTCAGCCTGAT AAATTAAAGCTAAGAGATGAGCGGATAAATTATTTTGAAGTGTTCATCAGAAATGCAGACTGTGACTTCACCCTGAAACTTGAAAGTtctcaaaagaaaaatactcaGCGTGACACTGTCTGGACCTGCACCATTCGAAAAG GCGACTACCAAAATCAAACTTCTGTTGATGAACAAG GTCAACATTTTGTGGATGTCCATCGCACAGCTTTGATTAACAGAGTGAGGGATACAGGAATCATCCGGGACAAGCTCATGGAAAATGGGGTCCTCTCAAGTGAGGCTTATGATACAGTGGAATGTCAACCCACCACACAAAGTCAGATGAGAGAGATTTTAAAGTATGTAACTTCAGCTGGCAGAAGAGGCAAAGACATTCTCTATGAAATCTTAAAAGGCGAGAGGAATCTGAAATCTCTCATCTCTGAGCTTAAAGAATCTGGAGAGAAGAGAAGTgtctctccatccatccattttctgtaa